Sequence from the uncultured Flavobacterium sp. genome:
AGATTATCTTTCCATTCGATTTTCCATGTTTTTCTAACTTTCCAAAACCATCGGATTACTAATAAAATTAGAATCGAATAAATACAATCTCCAACCGAAAAAGGAATTTTACCTAATAGAGTTCGTGAAAAGTGAGATATTTTTAAATACAAACCATTGCTGTAAAAGCTTTCGATAAATTCCGGAAAAAAAGGAAGAATCTTTAGAATGATAATCTGAATTAATAAGAATAAGGGAAGTATGTGTTTTCTTCGCACGGTTTTACTTTTTGGTTAAAAATAATAATTAAAATAGTAGTTCACTTTCTTTTTTGTAAATTTGTTATTCAATAAAAAGGATAATGACACAAATCACTTTAAATATTCCAGATAATGAATTGTCTTTCTTTATGCAATTGATAGAAAAGTTTAATTATGAAACTGTAATTAATGAATTTTCTGTTACTGAAGAAATGAAAAATTTATTAGATGAAAGAAGATCAACTTCAAAAGTGGATGATTTTCTTCCTTGGAATGAAGCAAAAAAGCAATTGCATTTTAAATCAGGTAAATGATTTTTGAAGTTGTAATTGAGCCAAGAGCACTTCTGGATATACAAGATGCGATTGGTTATTACGAATCTAAGAAAAGTGGGTTGGGTGAGTATTTCTACCAGGTTATAGAAGATCATATAGAAACCTTAACTAAAAATCCTTTCTTTCAAATTAGATATAAAGATTATCACGGTATTCCCACGAAAAAATTCCCTTTTATTATCTTTTATTTTATTGACGAAAAGTTGAAAACAATTTATATTTTATCTGTTTTTAATACTTCGTTGGATTCCTCAAAATATCCTAAGTAAAATCAATATCTCTTATTTATATGATTAAAAAAGTTAGCCACGAATTGCACTAATTTTTACGAATTACAGGTTTTCTTTATTTTTAATTATGTAAAAAGTAGTAAATATTCGTATAATTCAATTTTAGAGCGCTTCTAATTTGTGTCTATTCGTGCAATTCGTGGCAAAAAAAACGAAGACATTCCCTTTAAACTTTGTAACTTTGGAACTCTTAATTGTTAAACTTCAAACAAAATATAATGAGTCAAGAAATAAGAAATCTGGAGCCTAAAGCGCTATGGAATAAGTTTGCCGATTTAAACGCAGTTCCGCGTCCATCAAAGAAAGAAGAGCGTGTGATTGAGTTCATGAAAGACTTTGGAAATAGCTTAGGTTTAGAAACTTTTGAAGACGAAATTCGAAATGTAATTATCCGTAAACCTGCAACTCCGGGAATGGAAAATCGTAAAGCAATTGTAATGCAGGGACACCTTGATATGGTGCACCAAAAAAATGCAGATACTGTTTTTGATTTCGATACACAAGGAATTGATATGTATGTAGATGGTGACTGGGTTCGCGCGCGCGGTACAACGCTTGGTGCTGACAACGGACTTGGAGTAGCGACAATTATGGCTATTTTAGAAAGCAAAGATATTCCGCATCCGGCAATTGAAGCATTGTTTACAATCGATGAAGAAACTGGAATGACTGGAGCGTTGAACTTAAAAGGAGGAATTCTTCAAGGTCAGATTCTATTGAATTTAGATACAGAAGAAGATGATGAAATTGATATAGGTTGCGCTGGTGGAATCGATGTAACAGCAACAAGAACTTATCATGAAGAAGAAGTTCCGGAAGGATCAGTTGGACATATTATTACCGTAAAAGGTTTAAATGGCGGACATTCAGGAATGGATATCAATAAAGGTTTAGGAAACGCTAACAAAATTATGAACCGTTTATTATTTGATGCTTTTGAAAACTTTGGTTTGCAAGTGGCAGAAATTAACGGTGGAAGTTTAAGAAATGCAATTCCAAGAGAAAGTGTTGCAAAAGTTATTATTTCTGAAATGTTTGATGAAGCGTATATTTTTGATATGCAGGAAATCATCAACGATATTAAAGCAGAATACAAAACAACGGAACCAAATTTATCTATCGAAATCGTGAAATGCGATTTACCTGCAAAGGTTATGGATTTAGGAGTTCAGGAAGGTATTATTCGTGCTATTTATGCTGCTCATAACGGTGTTTACAGAATGAGCGCTGATATGGCTGATTTGGTTGAAACTTCAAATAATATTGCCAGAGTTATTGTAAAAGATGGTGAAATATCTGTTGGATGTTTGACACGTTCTTCTGTAGAAACTTCAAAATTTGATTTGGCTAATTCTCTTCGTTCTGCTTTTGAATTAGTAGGTTGCGAAGTAGAACTTTCAGGTTCTTATCCAGGTTGGACACCAAACGTAAATTCTGAAATCTTAGATACTTTGGTTGGAATCTACGAGAAACAAAATAATGAAAAACCTAAAGTTGTTGCTTGTCACGCTGGTTTAGAATGTGGAATTTTAGGAACTAATTATCCTGATATGGATATGATTTCTTTTGGACCAACAATTCACGGAGCACATTCACCAGATGAAAGAGCAAGTATTTCATCGGCTCAAAAATATTGGAAATTTGTATTAGAAATTCTTTCGAATATTCCAGTTAAATAAAAAAGTCACAGTTTTCAGTTCCAGTTTTCAGTTTCCTTTGAGACTGAAAACTGCGACTGAATACTTTTTTTTCTAATATATCCACTGAATTCTAAATTGGAGACTATTAGTCACGCCTGTAATCCCGTCTTTTTCAAGATTACCAATTCCGTAAACCATTCCTGCTTTCCAGTATTGAGTTGCCCACCAATTTAGCCCTAAATCATAGCGATTGTTAACTCCGCCGTGAATTTCTTTAGTTTCAAGATCATTTGCGCCAACACGTGCAAATATTTCCCAGGCACCGTATTTTCCTGTTGGTTTAATTCTTCTTGCGTAAGCTGCTTTTTGATCATAAGGACGCTGTTCACCGCTTAAAACATAACTTCCGGTTACATAATATCCGCTAAATTGTTCTGTACCAAAATCAGTTGTTGCAGTCCAGTTGTGAACATATTCCATTAAGACCGAAAAATTATCCAGACTCCACAATTGTTCCATACTTAAATTCCATTGGTGTTTGGCATTCATGTTACCTGTATCAACATAATTAGATGATATATTCGATTCGTTTTTACCTTTTAATCGAATTACGCCGTCTTGTGCTTCTACATAACGTGCACCAATAGCCACGTGCATAAATTCTTTGCCATCATTTTGCCATTTTGGTAATCCGGTAATTCTCGCCGTAAAAGTATTACTCGTGCCTTCAAAACTTTTGTCGCTTGCGGGCCAGTTTTTAAAGACACCTCCAGAAATAGTTAATCTATTATCGAGAAGGTAATGACGATAAATCAATCCAATATTCCGACTATTAAAAAAGGGGCTTAAAAGTCTTTCAAAGTGAGGTAAATTGGCAGCGTCACCAACCATTTCATAAATAAAAGTTTCTTTGAGTTTTCCAACGTTTAGTTCGCTGTTTTTCGATAATGGAATTACAATTTTAAAATCAGTAATACCAAAGTTATTTGCGTCATCAGGTCGGTCTAAACCTTTATATTCAACGCTTATTAAGTATTTCCAGGGATTTTTAAAATTGATTTTTCCGCTAACCATAACTCTGGCGCTTCTGATATCAAATCGGCTTTCTTGTGAACCAACCTGATTTTTACTGTCTTGATTTTGAAAATTTGCGTTGTAATCTAAAATAGGAGCGAAGCCTAGTTTTGCCGAAAACCATTTATTATGAGTTCTTGACCATTTCATTCCTTTGTTTGTAGCATCAGGAATAAGATAATTTTTAGTAGAATCTGCTAAGACTTGAGTTTGAGAATCGTCTACTAAATCAGTATGTTGTGAGAAGCTTTTGCCGCTTAAAAAGAATAAAAACGACAAAAGTGTAATTTTTAAAATGTAATTCTTCTTCATTGCTTCTAATTTTAAATTATCGATATATCTAAAATTCTGCACTGAGAATTGAGTCTCAGTTTTCAGTTTCAGTATTCATTACAAATACTGAAAACTGCGACTGGAAACTTAAAAAAAATTAGTCTCGTTTAGGAGAATTTTTCTTTTCCCTTTTTTCTTCTTTCTTTTCTTTAGCCGTTTTTAACGGTTCTTTTTTTGCTGTTTTTTTAGCATCCTGACTCTTTGCCATAATATTTTGATTTAGATAATTAACTTATTATTAAGTAAATATAAGCTCTATTTTTGGGTTTATATTAATTATTTTGCTGATATACTTCAATTGAGTCTTTCGCAAGTCTTTCTTTAAGCCATAATTTCATTTTTTGCTGAGTTTGTAAATCCATACTTTTTTTGCTTTGATACAGAATTACTGGAATTACTTTAGGTTTATTCGCATCGTTTTCGATTGTATAATTGCCAATTGCAAGAGAAGTTATAGTTGGAAATAATATTTTAGCTTCGGCACTAATTTGATTTGTATTGAATTGATATTGTGATAACTCAGTTCGGAGATTATTGATGAGAATGTCTTTTTGATCAACAACACTTTGATTGCTATTGATTTGATTCATCATATCTTTTCTTAAGTTAATTGTGTCTTGTCTAATAATCAATTTTGTATTTGGTAAATCATAATTGACTAGTTTTTTATTAAGATCAGCAATTTCGATGTCACTAAATTTTTTTGCTAAAAAAGCCAATTCGATTCTTTTTGGATCTGTATTGTATCTTATTTTTTTATAAATAATAGGATAATCATTGTCAAGAAATTCTTTTTGGATAAAAACTTCTGTTCTGGAATTATAGCTTTTTTGAATGTATAATTGGTATGCAAAATAAATACTGGGAATTATCAAAAGTAAAATCATAATGGTAATGCCATATTTTACACGCTTTTGATGTTTTAGATTTAGTTGTTTTGTAATTGGATAATTCAGATATTTTACGATAACAAAAGTGGCAATACAAATAAATACACAATTGATTGTATAAAGATATAATGCGCCAAAAAAATAAAGATAATTACCTAAAGCCAAACCATAACCGGCGGTACAAAGCGGAGGCATTAATGCGGTTGCAATGGCAACACCAGGAATTGGATTTCCTTTTTCGACACGAGTTACAGCAATT
This genomic interval carries:
- a CDS encoding type II toxin-antitoxin system RelE/ParE family toxin, with product MIFEVVIEPRALLDIQDAIGYYESKKSGLGEYFYQVIEDHIETLTKNPFFQIRYKDYHGIPTKKFPFIIFYFIDEKLKTIYILSVFNTSLDSSKYPK
- a CDS encoding aminoacyl-histidine dipeptidase, yielding MSQEIRNLEPKALWNKFADLNAVPRPSKKEERVIEFMKDFGNSLGLETFEDEIRNVIIRKPATPGMENRKAIVMQGHLDMVHQKNADTVFDFDTQGIDMYVDGDWVRARGTTLGADNGLGVATIMAILESKDIPHPAIEALFTIDEETGMTGALNLKGGILQGQILLNLDTEEDDEIDIGCAGGIDVTATRTYHEEEVPEGSVGHIITVKGLNGGHSGMDINKGLGNANKIMNRLLFDAFENFGLQVAEINGGSLRNAIPRESVAKVIISEMFDEAYIFDMQEIINDIKAEYKTTEPNLSIEIVKCDLPAKVMDLGVQEGIIRAIYAAHNGVYRMSADMADLVETSNNIARVIVKDGEISVGCLTRSSVETSKFDLANSLRSAFELVGCEVELSGSYPGWTPNVNSEILDTLVGIYEKQNNEKPKVVACHAGLECGILGTNYPDMDMISFGPTIHGAHSPDERASISSAQKYWKFVLEILSNIPVK
- a CDS encoding porin → MKKNYILKITLLSFLFFLSGKSFSQHTDLVDDSQTQVLADSTKNYLIPDATNKGMKWSRTHNKWFSAKLGFAPILDYNANFQNQDSKNQVGSQESRFDIRSARVMVSGKINFKNPWKYLISVEYKGLDRPDDANNFGITDFKIVIPLSKNSELNVGKLKETFIYEMVGDAANLPHFERLLSPFFNSRNIGLIYRHYLLDNRLTISGGVFKNWPASDKSFEGTSNTFTARITGLPKWQNDGKEFMHVAIGARYVEAQDGVIRLKGKNESNISSNYVDTGNMNAKHQWNLSMEQLWSLDNFSVLMEYVHNWTATTDFGTEQFSGYYVTGSYVLSGEQRPYDQKAAYARRIKPTGKYGAWEIFARVGANDLETKEIHGGVNNRYDLGLNWWATQYWKAGMVYGIGNLEKDGITGVTNSLQFRIQWIY
- a CDS encoding TIGR00341 family protein → MTDITQKILNFIDLHKGEENKKLVIENITSAVSFRGSNIWILACAIIIASVGLNVNSTAVIIGAMLISPLMGPIVGAGFGLGMYDFELVKKSVKNLLIATVVSLTTSAIYFYISPFKEAQSELLARTSPNIYDILIAFLGGLVGVIAVTRVEKGNPIPGVAIATALMPPLCTAGYGLALGNYLYFFGALYLYTINCVFICIATFVIVKYLNYPITKQLNLKHQKRVKYGITIMILLLIIPSIYFAYQLYIQKSYNSRTEVFIQKEFLDNDYPIIYKKIRYNTDPKRIELAFLAKKFSDIEIADLNKKLVNYDLPNTKLIIRQDTINLRKDMMNQINSNQSVVDQKDILINNLRTELSQYQFNTNQISAEAKILFPTITSLAIGNYTIENDANKPKVIPVILYQSKKSMDLQTQQKMKLWLKERLAKDSIEVYQQNN